One stretch of Methanobacteriaceae archaeon DNA includes these proteins:
- the ercA gene encoding alcohol dehydrogenase-like regulatory protein ErcA: MLPQLELRKFVTPEFIFGDGARLFAGRYAKNLAAKKILIVTDPGIIKTGLVDELSYTLTEKDLEYEIFSNVTPNPRDYEVMEGAEVFSSEECNFIIALGGGSPMDCAKGIGIVSSNKKHILDFKGVDKVPVPSPPLICIPTTAGSSADVSQFAIILDSEENLKVAIVSKTVVPDIALIDPFTTLTMDSHLTSVTGFDALIHSIEAYVSNASSQITDLHALDSIKIINQNISPVLNDLKNLEFRSNMMMGSLEAGLAFSNASLGLVHAIAHSLGEIVDLSHGECNAAVLEYVIDFNFYSAPERYIVIGRAMGINFNGLDINAKKEALLNKLKELKLLCEMDFNLGEMGLEEKYIVHLAKNTINDPCVVTNPRKPSVENIVEILKNAL, from the coding sequence ATGCTTCCTCAGTTAGAACTTAGAAAATTTGTAACCCCTGAATTTATTTTTGGAGATGGAGCACGCCTTTTTGCGGGTAGATATGCTAAAAACTTAGCAGCTAAAAAGATATTAATTGTTACTGATCCCGGGATAATAAAAACTGGTCTGGTTGATGAATTAAGTTATACATTAACTGAAAAAGATTTAGAATATGAAATATTCTCCAATGTAACACCAAATCCTCGAGATTATGAGGTCATGGAAGGTGCAGAAGTATTTTCAAGTGAGGAATGCAATTTTATTATTGCCTTAGGTGGTGGAAGCCCCATGGACTGTGCAAAAGGCATTGGAATTGTTAGTTCCAATAAAAAGCACATTCTAGATTTTAAAGGGGTAGATAAAGTTCCAGTGCCCTCACCCCCATTAATTTGTATTCCCACTACAGCCGGATCATCTGCAGATGTATCACAGTTTGCAATAATTTTAGATTCTGAAGAAAATTTAAAAGTGGCCATTGTAAGTAAAACAGTTGTCCCCGACATTGCATTAATTGATCCATTTACTACATTAACTATGGATAGCCATTTGACTAGTGTAACTGGTTTTGACGCATTGATACATTCTATAGAAGCCTATGTATCCAATGCAAGCTCACAGATAACTGATTTACATGCTCTGGACTCCATAAAAATAATAAACCAAAATATTTCTCCCGTGCTTAATGATCTTAAAAATTTAGAATTTAGAAGCAACATGATGATGGGTAGTTTAGAAGCAGGTTTAGCATTTTCAAATGCTAGTTTAGGCCTGGTACATGCTATTGCCCACAGTTTAGGAGAAATAGTAGATTTATCTCATGGAGAGTGTAATGCTGCCGTTTTAGAATATGTGATTGATTTTAATTTCTATTCAGCTCCTGAAAGATACATTGTAATTGGTAGAGCCATGGGAATCAACTTTAATGGTTTAGATATCAATGCTAAAAAAGAAGCTCTACTAAATAAATTGAAAGAACTGAAACTTTTATGTGAAATGGATTTTAATCTCGGTGAAATGGGCTTAGAAGAAAAGTATATTGTTCATCTGGCTAAAAATACCATTAATGACCCATGCGTAGTCACCAACCCCCGAAAGCCATCTGTAGAAAACATTGTGGAGATTCTTAAAAATGCCCTCTGA
- a CDS encoding PAS domain S-box protein — MPSDIPDEWSTLREKIIGLGEKSIKKSYYPELQEHLNELERFRTLLDQTNDAIFLVEVSSFLLTDLNQSAYKQLGYSAKELIKTSIIDIVAPEDRQKFINIFSSPEHPISKEKLKFKAFFIKKDNELMPMEVSTRMVYFSGILYSVMVARDIRDRIAAEKALKESEDYYRTIFENTGSATVILEKDTIISRVNTGFETLTGYSREEIEGKKSFKDFLHPEELSKTLKYHQMRRNKIELAPKEYETIGFNKNGDLKYVVATIAIIPGTDKSLVSLMDITARKTAEEQIIKSLEEKDVLLKEIHHRVKNNLQIISSLLNLQSYHIKDPKDLEIFKESQIRVKSMALIHEQLYQSENLASINFAEYIKNITSQLFNSYSSPASNITLNLDLQDVNLEIETAIPCGLIINELVSNSLKHAFKNRNKGKISISLNQDSENVVLSISDDGVGFDLEKMNISDSLGLKLVKTLVKQLDGSLEIKSNEGSSFLISFNEAVYKV, encoded by the coding sequence ATGCCCTCTGATATTCCAGATGAATGGTCCACGCTTAGGGAAAAAATTATTGGTTTAGGTGAGAAATCAATAAAAAAAAGTTACTATCCAGAATTACAAGAACATTTAAACGAATTAGAGCGATTTAGAACTCTTTTAGATCAAACTAATGATGCTATTTTTCTAGTTGAAGTTTCATCATTTTTATTAACTGATTTGAATCAATCAGCCTATAAACAATTAGGTTATTCAGCTAAAGAATTAATTAAAACATCCATTATTGATATTGTAGCTCCAGAAGACAGACAGAAGTTTATTAATATTTTTTCAAGTCCAGAACATCCTATTTCTAAAGAAAAATTAAAATTCAAAGCTTTTTTTATTAAAAAAGATAATGAACTCATGCCTATGGAAGTCAGCACCCGTATGGTCTATTTTAGTGGAATTTTATATTCGGTAATGGTTGCCCGAGACATTAGAGACCGAATTGCTGCAGAAAAAGCCTTGAAAGAATCAGAAGATTATTACAGAACTATTTTTGAAAATACTGGATCTGCCACGGTTATTTTAGAAAAAGACACCATCATATCTCGTGTAAATACTGGTTTTGAAACCCTTACCGGTTATTCAAGAGAAGAAATTGAAGGTAAAAAAAGTTTTAAAGACTTTTTACATCCTGAAGAATTATCTAAAACTTTAAAATATCATCAAATGCGCCGAAATAAGATAGAGCTGGCACCAAAAGAATATGAAACCATTGGTTTCAATAAAAATGGTGATTTGAAATATGTGGTTGCTACCATAGCAATCATACCTGGAACTGACAAAAGTTTAGTTTCCCTAATGGATATAACTGCTCGAAAAACGGCAGAAGAACAAATAATCAAGTCATTAGAAGAAAAAGATGTTTTGTTAAAAGAGATTCACCACAGAGTAAAAAATAATCTTCAAATAATATCCAGCCTTTTAAATTTACAATCATATCATATTAAAGATCCTAAAGATCTTGAGATTTTTAAAGAAAGTCAGATAAGAGTGAAATCCATGGCCCTGATCCATGAACAACTTTACCAATCTGAAAATTTAGCCAGTATAAATTTTGCGGAATATATTAAGAACATAACCAGTCAGTTATTTAATTCATACTCATCCCCAGCCAGCAATATCACCTTAAATCTGGATTTACAGGATGTAAACCTGGAAATAGAAACTGCCATCCCCTGCGGCCTAATAATAAATGAGCTGGTGAGCAATAGTTTGAAGCATGCTTTTAAAAATAGAAATAAAGGAAAAATAAGTATATCTCTTAATCAGGATTCAGAAAATGTTGTTCTGTCAATTTCTGATGATGGAGTTGGTTTTGACCTAGAAAAAATGAATATTAGTGATTCTCTAGGCCTTAAACTGGTTAAAACTTTAGTAAAACAATTAGATGGTTCTTTAGAAATAAAAAGTAATGAAGGCAGCAGCTTCTTAATTAGTTTTAATGAAGCTGTTTATAAAGTATAG
- a CDS encoding site-2 protease family protein, with protein sequence MVKFSSSEIRDILISMLVIAGVFAYILSGRNINLAINLFPITLIAVGLGFVLHELAHKFVAIHYGFWAEYKLWAEGLVLAIITSYFGFIFAAPGAVYIHGEYISEEQNGKISLAGPLTNIALALIFLGLLSISSASPILQTIGFIGFSINSFIALFNLIPFSVLDGAKILRWNPIIWVLTAAVAFIMTFNQYIHLF encoded by the coding sequence ATGGTAAAATTTAGTTCAAGCGAAATTAGAGATATTCTCATTTCCATGCTAGTAATAGCTGGAGTATTTGCTTACATATTAAGCGGAAGAAACATTAATTTAGCAATTAATTTGTTTCCTATTACTTTAATCGCCGTAGGGCTTGGATTTGTACTGCATGAACTGGCCCATAAATTTGTAGCCATACACTACGGATTCTGGGCAGAATATAAGCTGTGGGCAGAAGGACTAGTACTGGCCATCATTACATCGTACTTTGGTTTTATATTTGCTGCTCCCGGAGCAGTTTATATTCATGGAGAGTATATTTCTGAGGAACAAAATGGAAAGATATCCCTGGCCGGGCCTTTAACCAACATTGCACTGGCACTGATATTTCTGGGATTATTAAGTATTTCATCTGCTTCACCTATTTTACAAACTATTGGATTCATTGGATTCAGTATAAATAGTTTCATAGCTTTATTTAATCTAATTCCATTTAGTGTATTAGATGGAGCAAAAATATTGCGTTGGAATCCTATAATTTGGGTATTGACTGCTGCAGTAGCATTTATTATGACATTTAATCAGTACATCCACCTATTCTAA